A window from Methylococcus mesophilus encodes these proteins:
- a CDS encoding putative Ig domain-containing protein, which translates to MATHHPVSAPLLSVSDAARSLHLCLGFLMCLLIPAVLLPEEAAAAAKLKITKASWSAKTGMLVVKGSAKNATGPVEIYDINGRLLGRSQDPAFVLKLGRDNLAAVPCAVRVQAGESEATKAVNGSPANCKNVPACQILSPAQATQVSAYTDVTFTAQARLNAPDAGPLKFEWDFAGGSMGEDVTGSSPVKTYKRPDGETATVQFIRDNGVYRVRFSATDALQRRCEDAVDVTVGTPPETPAGVASLVSQAQQSAPKLRSALEGKPGEVVVLPFEDWTQLSFVDMPLRPRTLIPYGRNVSTLNVQVYQKAQLPVAMGPDQVELTYAAGSNPFDPIGGDSINTTSQNWPLSGDLSKPTPLLEAAIQKTDIWERKRSTDMMWAALPHLDTGTNQGELIPAPDEGFMLESKPGSRMPGAANPYRVNDPKAVGLYDDDRRGFTARALPVTDIDDSGRVNPFPLFRLTARQKSGSQAASTDAVLSNSRDLQCRGCHEKGGIAADPNAPYTHAAFHSSAVGKAEVEWGAEPVPELDRPEFFAAASNSVFDREYAAALNIGSLHEFYDYQGILSWMQTGCGNEMGCGDEEGAHPCQGCHGSPNEASIGGRWWQPGPEDMDDYNSSDYWAPESIVMHRFHGELQWNPDKTGILRDATGRFVRWDYRQGPNPNTLFPSKDANGNALPMEQNCLRCHAGHREPLYRDRHATAGTTCFDCHGDMLAVGTAWPKAGQDSADPTKRVTWFDQPDCGACHMGDGNLGKDGAGGAFSAGVMKRAFDDANWAAAQRQPYSSRFAITPRSADLKSNFYGQGAAIMEQNAGSPMFRVGKDTHGDVACAACHGAAHATWPNRDPNANDNMTALELQGYAGHIMECKVCHTEDAFKNLDNLDGGRFSGLPADSGILGGPHGIHPVNDRNWWGKAEADTAPISNGSRWGGWHDNVYQKPGLNGEDQCAACHGSDHAGTRLSKTPVDLTFTLRNGKKAKWKAGEFVGCDRCHSLERSFIGGPTGTAKPETNQAPTITSTPVTEAVFGQPYVYNFAVADPDHDAIEYRLNYAPKGMSIQSATGVITWTPGSEALRRTSPPVPVSVSVEASDGKGGLIHQPFQLVVNCPADHTWTRGKNGQATCVENSVGIAITSQPPSVSVSTGDRYQYQVATDATSLPLTYSLIGQPDGMSISAAGLITWQTSDATPLVGTAFQVRVVDSQGGHASQLVVVQVCKAPLQWSVDMWMCM; encoded by the coding sequence ATGGCCACCCACCACCCCGTTTCCGCTCCGCTATTGTCCGTGTCAGATGCCGCACGCAGCTTGCATCTCTGCCTCGGTTTCCTGATGTGCTTGCTGATCCCGGCGGTGCTGCTGCCGGAAGAAGCCGCCGCTGCCGCCAAGCTCAAGATCACCAAGGCGTCCTGGTCGGCAAAGACCGGCATGCTGGTCGTCAAAGGCAGCGCCAAGAACGCCACCGGACCGGTCGAGATCTACGACATCAACGGACGCCTGTTGGGTAGGAGTCAAGACCCAGCCTTCGTTCTGAAACTCGGCCGCGACAACCTCGCTGCCGTGCCCTGCGCGGTCCGGGTCCAGGCGGGCGAGAGCGAAGCCACCAAGGCCGTCAATGGCAGCCCCGCCAACTGCAAGAACGTCCCGGCCTGCCAGATCCTCTCGCCGGCTCAAGCGACCCAGGTGAGCGCCTATACCGACGTCACCTTCACGGCTCAGGCCCGCCTCAATGCCCCGGACGCCGGGCCGTTGAAGTTCGAATGGGATTTCGCCGGGGGCTCGATGGGGGAGGACGTCACTGGCTCGAGTCCGGTGAAAACCTACAAGCGGCCGGATGGCGAGACAGCCACCGTCCAGTTCATCCGTGACAACGGTGTTTACCGGGTGCGCTTCAGCGCCACGGACGCACTGCAGCGTCGTTGCGAGGATGCGGTCGACGTCACGGTCGGTACCCCGCCGGAAACACCCGCCGGCGTGGCATCGCTCGTCAGCCAGGCACAACAGTCGGCGCCGAAGCTCCGCAGTGCGTTGGAAGGCAAGCCGGGCGAGGTGGTGGTACTGCCGTTCGAAGACTGGACGCAGCTCAGCTTCGTCGATATGCCTCTGCGCCCGCGTACCCTGATCCCTTATGGGCGCAACGTGAGTACGCTCAACGTCCAGGTCTATCAAAAAGCCCAACTTCCGGTTGCGATGGGACCGGATCAAGTCGAGCTGACCTATGCCGCCGGCTCCAACCCGTTCGACCCGATCGGCGGGGATTCCATCAATACCACCAGCCAGAATTGGCCGTTGAGCGGCGACTTGAGCAAGCCGACTCCTTTGCTGGAAGCCGCGATTCAGAAAACCGACATTTGGGAGCGTAAGCGCAGCACGGACATGATGTGGGCAGCGCTGCCCCACCTCGACACGGGGACCAACCAGGGTGAGCTGATCCCGGCACCGGACGAGGGCTTCATGCTGGAATCCAAGCCCGGCAGCCGCATGCCGGGCGCGGCCAACCCCTACAGGGTCAACGACCCGAAAGCCGTCGGCCTGTACGATGACGACCGGCGGGGGTTCACGGCCCGTGCCCTGCCGGTTACCGACATCGACGACAGCGGGCGGGTCAACCCGTTCCCGCTGTTCCGCCTGACCGCCAGACAGAAGAGCGGTTCCCAAGCGGCCAGTACCGATGCCGTTCTGAGCAACAGCCGCGACCTGCAGTGCCGCGGTTGCCATGAGAAGGGGGGAATCGCGGCCGATCCCAATGCGCCGTATACCCACGCCGCTTTCCATTCCAGTGCGGTGGGAAAGGCCGAAGTCGAGTGGGGGGCGGAGCCGGTTCCGGAGCTGGATCGGCCGGAATTCTTCGCGGCGGCCAGCAACAGCGTGTTCGACCGGGAGTACGCCGCGGCGCTGAACATCGGCAGCCTGCATGAATTCTATGACTACCAGGGCATCTTGTCCTGGATGCAAACCGGTTGCGGGAATGAAATGGGTTGCGGCGACGAGGAGGGCGCCCATCCGTGTCAAGGCTGCCATGGCTCGCCTAACGAGGCGAGCATCGGTGGCAGATGGTGGCAGCCCGGTCCCGAGGACATGGACGATTACAATTCGTCCGACTACTGGGCTCCGGAATCCATTGTCATGCACCGTTTCCATGGGGAACTGCAATGGAACCCCGACAAGACCGGCATTCTACGCGACGCCACCGGCCGGTTCGTGCGTTGGGACTACCGCCAGGGGCCTAATCCCAATACGCTGTTTCCCAGCAAAGATGCCAACGGCAACGCCCTGCCCATGGAGCAGAACTGCCTGCGCTGCCATGCGGGGCACCGCGAACCGCTGTACCGGGACCGCCACGCCACGGCGGGGACCACCTGTTTCGATTGCCATGGGGATATGCTGGCGGTGGGAACGGCTTGGCCGAAGGCCGGTCAGGATTCCGCCGACCCGACCAAGCGCGTCACCTGGTTCGACCAGCCGGACTGCGGTGCCTGCCACATGGGAGACGGCAACCTCGGCAAGGACGGGGCGGGAGGCGCCTTCAGCGCCGGCGTCATGAAGCGGGCCTTCGATGACGCAAACTGGGCCGCGGCTCAGCGCCAGCCCTACAGTTCGAGATTCGCCATCACACCGCGCAGCGCCGATTTGAAATCGAACTTCTATGGACAAGGCGCCGCCATCATGGAGCAAAACGCAGGCTCGCCCATGTTCCGGGTCGGCAAGGACACCCACGGCGACGTCGCCTGCGCGGCATGTCACGGCGCAGCCCACGCGACCTGGCCCAATCGGGATCCCAACGCCAACGACAACATGACCGCGCTGGAGCTTCAGGGATACGCCGGCCACATCATGGAATGCAAGGTCTGCCATACGGAGGATGCTTTCAAGAATCTGGACAACCTGGATGGCGGCCGCTTCAGCGGCTTGCCGGCCGATTCCGGCATCCTGGGCGGTCCCCATGGAATCCATCCGGTCAACGATCGCAATTGGTGGGGTAAGGCCGAGGCGGACACTGCCCCAATTTCCAACGGCAGCCGTTGGGGCGGCTGGCATGACAATGTCTACCAGAAGCCCGGCCTGAACGGCGAAGACCAATGCGCCGCCTGCCACGGCAGCGACCACGCAGGCACGCGTTTGTCAAAGACCCCGGTGGATCTCACGTTCACCCTGAGGAATGGCAAAAAGGCCAAGTGGAAGGCTGGCGAATTCGTGGGCTGCGACCGTTGCCACAGCCTGGAACGCAGCTTCATCGGCGGTCCCACGGGCACTGCGAAACCCGAGACCAACCAGGCGCCGACCATCACTTCGACGCCGGTGACCGAGGCAGTCTTCGGGCAGCCGTACGTCTACAACTTCGCAGTCGCCGATCCTGACCACGATGCGATCGAATACCGGCTGAATTACGCCCCCAAGGGCATGAGCATACAATCCGCGACCGGAGTCATCACCTGGACGCCGGGTTCGGAAGCGCTTCGCCGGACGTCCCCGCCGGTGCCGGTGTCGGTGTCGGTCGAAGCCAGTGACGGCAAAGGGGGCCTCATCCATCAGCCGTTCCAGCTCGTGGTGAACTGCCCGGCCGACCACACCTGGACCCGCGGCAAGAATGGCCAGGCCACCTGCGTGGAAAATTCGGTGGGCATCGCGATCACCTCGCAGCCGCCCTCCGTGAGCGTAAGTACCGGGGACCGGTACCAATATCAGGTCGCCACCGATGCTACCAGCCTGCCGTTGACCTATAGTCTGATAGGCCAACCGGACGGCATGAGCATCAGTGCGGCCGGTTTGATCACCTGGCAGACCAGCGACGCGACACCCTTGGTGGGCACTGCCTTCCAAGTGCGGGTTGTGGATAGCCAGGGCGGACACGCCAGCCAACTCGTGGTCGTGCAAGTGTGCAAAGCCCCGCTCCAATGGAGCGTCGACATGTGGATGTGCATGTAA
- a CDS encoding c-type cytochrome has translation MRRTYSYLLLGFGLAAGAMDALAGALPLPEWQHELAVKPQGDAARGGTLYAEHGCAGCHGADGVADNRQWPMLAGQRPLYTYKMLTDYQAGRLAGADAAIMASVVRELSRQDMADLAEWLGALPRPGTATGPEPAILRGDRKRLIPPCSACHGAHGQGWDLQPALQGQNRDYLAKTLQRFRNGERSNDVNAGMSQFAAKLTEEEIRALAEYYGR, from the coding sequence ATGCGTCGAACTTATTCCTACCTGCTCTTGGGGTTCGGCCTGGCCGCCGGAGCGATGGACGCCCTGGCGGGCGCATTGCCTCTCCCCGAATGGCAGCACGAACTCGCAGTCAAACCCCAGGGCGATGCCGCACGGGGAGGCACGCTCTACGCCGAGCACGGCTGCGCCGGCTGCCACGGCGCGGACGGCGTGGCGGACAACCGGCAATGGCCCATGCTGGCCGGACAGCGCCCGCTGTACACCTACAAGATGTTGACCGACTATCAGGCCGGCAGACTGGCGGGAGCGGACGCTGCCATCATGGCCTCCGTGGTCCGGGAACTGAGCCGTCAGGACATGGCGGACCTGGCCGAATGGCTGGGCGCGCTTCCTCGGCCGGGAACGGCCACAGGTCCCGAACCCGCGATTCTCCGCGGCGACCGGAAACGGCTCATCCCGCCGTGCTCGGCCTGCCACGGTGCCCACGGCCAAGGCTGGGATCTCCAGCCCGCGCTGCAGGGCCAGAACCGGGACTACCTCGCCAAGACCTTGCAGCGCTTCCGGAACGGCGAACGGTCCAACGACGTCAACGCAGGCATGAGCCAATTCGCCGCCAAACTCACGGAAGAGGAAATCCGGGCGCTGGCCGAGTATTACGGGCGCTGA
- a CDS encoding cytochrome c has product MEYTTEILGLYPTWYQPALGSGWVLGIIAVIHVLASHTSVGAALVSTWLATVAVRRNRPELLEYVRRYGVFLLVFSYVLGSITGPGIWFSATVASPRGLSALIHSYVWWWATEWVFFFIEVVGIYLLVYLAGKVDGRSYLKIAWIFGLASWATMLIIVGILSFMMWPGQARWFTEGGTLNGFFGPYTFAQILSRTCFMLMAAALAGGLIAAYIRDGAFRLEMTRKLAWVGMLSAVLGAVFFQWGLTTLPESAQLLMKTRLPGSFVPTMWAILTEIVIYFAALLLRPGALNVPLAAGMMTALLIFGIWPEERARESMRKPYVAGQFVYSNQIIARDVPALGVKSELPALESRGMLALHPFIPERLRRIGEGNELEAGHALAIVYCSNCHGLGTTGTRPFGEMFAGNRDAADIERFIKGALVTGNMVNMPRVPLRDGEAHALAQFIASLPLWHSITR; this is encoded by the coding sequence ATGGAATACACAACTGAGATACTCGGGCTGTATCCAACCTGGTACCAGCCGGCCCTGGGCAGCGGCTGGGTATTGGGCATCATCGCCGTCATCCACGTGCTGGCCTCCCATACCTCGGTCGGCGCGGCGCTGGTGTCGACCTGGCTCGCCACCGTCGCGGTCCGGCGGAACCGCCCGGAACTGCTGGAATACGTCAGGCGGTACGGCGTCTTCCTGCTGGTGTTTTCCTACGTGCTCGGCTCCATCACCGGTCCCGGCATCTGGTTTTCGGCCACGGTCGCCAGCCCCAGGGGGCTTTCGGCCCTGATCCACAGCTATGTGTGGTGGTGGGCGACCGAATGGGTGTTCTTCTTCATCGAGGTGGTCGGAATCTATCTGCTGGTCTATCTGGCCGGGAAGGTGGACGGGAGGAGCTATCTGAAGATCGCCTGGATCTTCGGGCTCGCCTCCTGGGCCACGATGCTGATCATCGTCGGCATCCTGTCGTTCATGATGTGGCCCGGCCAGGCGCGCTGGTTCACGGAAGGCGGCACCCTCAATGGCTTCTTCGGCCCCTATACCTTCGCCCAGATTCTGAGCCGCACCTGCTTCATGTTGATGGCGGCCGCCCTGGCGGGCGGGCTGATCGCCGCCTATATCCGGGACGGCGCCTTCCGGCTGGAAATGACCCGGAAGCTGGCCTGGGTGGGCATGCTCAGCGCGGTGCTGGGCGCGGTGTTTTTTCAATGGGGTCTGACGACGCTGCCGGAAAGCGCCCAGCTCCTGATGAAGACCCGTCTGCCCGGATCATTCGTCCCCACGATGTGGGCGATCCTGACGGAGATCGTGATCTATTTCGCGGCACTGCTGCTGCGCCCCGGCGCGCTCAACGTCCCCCTCGCCGCCGGGATGATGACGGCCTTGCTGATATTCGGTATCTGGCCGGAAGAGCGGGCGCGTGAATCCATGCGCAAACCCTACGTCGCCGGCCAGTTCGTCTATTCGAACCAGATCATTGCCCGCGACGTGCCGGCGCTGGGCGTCAAATCCGAACTGCCGGCGCTCGAATCCCGCGGCATGCTGGCGCTGCACCCGTTCATCCCCGAGCGCCTGCGCCGCATCGGCGAAGGCAACGAACTGGAAGCCGGCCATGCACTGGCCATCGTGTACTGCTCGAACTGCCACGGCCTGGGCACCACCGGCACCCGCCCCTTCGGCGAGATGTTCGCCGGCAACCGCGACGCCGCGGACATCGAACGGTTCATCAAAGGCGCCCTGGTCACCGGGAACATGGTGAACATGCCGCGCGTCCCCTTGCGCGACGGCGAGGCCCATGCCCTGGCGCAGTTCATCGCCAGCCTGCCCCTGTGGCACTCCATCACCCGCTGA
- a CDS encoding sodium/proton-translocating pyrophosphatase, translated as MNVSNIVVFALGSGAAGIACALLNAGGVLRKSAGSPEIQAMAKAIQAGTGAFVRRQYVAVAVVGSLLALALTKLGAWTANGFIAGVVASALAGYIGLAVSARAETRTADAAGAGLGEALLTAFRSGTAMGLLVAGIALSSVAGYYTLALSLGTPDDVHGGLLGLALGGSLMSVFARTVGGVWVKAAGGRPGQEADEAAAIGEYVGANAGHAAGTAADVFETIVLALVAAMLLARSVFSPDSPWVEFPLLVAGLVLAVSLAGACFVRLGRSRYLVGALYRSVVVTMILAGVGLYYASEWFLGLPAVQPAFSVLNLFSATCTGLVLAGLNIAAAEYHTSKSFGFARRIAAASRGGPATNVIAGLAAGLKSTGWAIALLCAAFIGPYYLGGGFSGHEGTGLFAVGLAAVAMASLGGVMVAIDGYGIAAEAAHGIAETAGLPDEVRQATASLDAAGQATRPVVQGYAVGAGGLAMLALFAEYSKCFSVPLALNLSDPIVLTGLFAGGLMPYLLGSVSLGAVGSVAGETGRQGNAAVRATFKRALILVLVPLAVPLLVGLGGGREALGGMLVGAIVTGLFQAFAMSSGGGAWDSAKRYIEDGMYGGADSDAHRAALTGDRVGTACKEAAGSALNPLIKLMGLVSVLIAPLLA; from the coding sequence ATGAATGTGAGCAATATCGTGGTGTTTGCCTTGGGCAGTGGGGCTGCTGGAATTGCCTGCGCGCTGCTGAACGCCGGAGGAGTCCTGCGGAAGAGCGCTGGCTCCCCGGAAATTCAGGCGATGGCGAAAGCGATCCAGGCGGGCACCGGGGCGTTCGTCAGGCGGCAATACGTCGCCGTGGCAGTGGTAGGGAGCCTGTTGGCGCTGGCCTTGACCAAGCTCGGTGCCTGGACCGCCAACGGCTTCATCGCCGGGGTGGTCGCTTCGGCACTGGCGGGCTACATCGGCCTGGCGGTTTCGGCGCGCGCCGAAACGCGCACCGCCGACGCGGCGGGCGCGGGGCTGGGCGAGGCGCTCTTGACGGCTTTCCGGAGCGGCACGGCCATGGGGCTTCTGGTGGCTGGCATCGCGCTGTCGTCGGTGGCGGGCTACTACACCCTCGCCCTGTCCCTGGGGACGCCGGATGACGTGCACGGCGGTCTGCTGGGACTGGCGCTCGGCGGCTCGCTGATGAGCGTGTTCGCCAGGACCGTGGGCGGAGTGTGGGTGAAGGCCGCAGGCGGGCGCCCTGGGCAGGAGGCCGACGAGGCCGCGGCCATCGGGGAATATGTCGGCGCCAATGCCGGCCACGCGGCCGGGACGGCGGCGGATGTGTTCGAAACCATCGTGCTGGCGCTGGTGGCCGCGATGCTGCTGGCCCGGAGCGTCTTCAGTCCGGACAGCCCCTGGGTGGAGTTCCCTCTGCTGGTCGCCGGGCTCGTCCTGGCCGTTTCCCTGGCCGGCGCCTGCTTCGTGCGCCTGGGCAGGAGCCGCTACCTCGTAGGCGCCTTGTACCGCAGCGTAGTCGTCACCATGATCCTTGCCGGCGTGGGCCTCTATTACGCGTCCGAGTGGTTCCTCGGCCTGCCCGCCGTCCAGCCCGCCTTCAGCGTGCTGAACCTGTTCTCCGCAACCTGTACCGGTCTGGTGCTGGCCGGCTTGAACATCGCCGCGGCCGAGTATCACACCTCGAAGAGTTTCGGTTTCGCCCGGCGCATCGCCGCGGCCTCGCGCGGCGGTCCCGCAACCAACGTTATTGCGGGCTTGGCCGCGGGACTGAAATCCACCGGTTGGGCCATTGCCCTTCTGTGCGCGGCTTTCATCGGTCCCTATTATCTCGGGGGCGGCTTTTCCGGCCACGAGGGGACGGGCCTGTTCGCGGTGGGACTGGCTGCGGTCGCGATGGCTTCGCTGGGCGGCGTCATGGTCGCCATCGACGGTTACGGCATCGCCGCGGAGGCCGCGCACGGGATTGCCGAAACCGCCGGTTTGCCGGATGAGGTGCGCCAGGCCACCGCCTCCCTGGACGCAGCCGGCCAGGCCACTCGTCCTGTGGTACAGGGGTATGCCGTGGGGGCAGGCGGCTTGGCGATGCTCGCCCTGTTCGCCGAGTATTCGAAGTGCTTCAGCGTACCCCTGGCACTCAATCTGTCCGATCCGATCGTGCTGACCGGACTGTTCGCCGGCGGCCTGATGCCGTATCTCCTGGGTTCGGTGTCGCTCGGGGCAGTCGGGAGCGTTGCCGGTGAAACGGGCCGGCAGGGAAATGCCGCCGTGCGCGCGACGTTCAAGCGGGCGCTGATCCTGGTGCTGGTGCCTTTGGCGGTTCCGCTGCTGGTCGGGCTCGGCGGCGGCCGGGAGGCGCTAGGAGGCATGCTGGTCGGCGCCATCGTCACCGGTCTGTTCCAGGCATTCGCCATGAGCAGCGGCGGCGGCGCCTGGGACAGCGCGAAGCGTTACATCGAGGACGGCATGTACGGCGGCGCCGATTCGGATGCGCACCGCGCGGCCTTGACCGGCGACCGGGTCGGTACCGCCTGCAAGGAAGCCGCGGGATCGGCGCTCAATCCGCTGATCAAGCTGATGGGCCTGGTGTCCGTGCTGATCGCGCCGCTCCTGGCCTGA
- a CDS encoding ferritin-like domain-containing protein — translation MLSTRSIFLEIRRDPRAFQLLMSIAAKGETQGGWENERIAALTPDPALARKVLRHGADETKHGLMFSKLLRKAGLDEVPVPADADYCMMLESRGIGLPHGRLGRDEPLGLEEILQYLVHSKVTEERAFDEVNRLLRVFGCDAELAPSLRVIAEDEINHLSYAHEELLRLSGQGHGDRIAGMLKAYALAEIRVYRDVGLAFVRHMAALLGWNRPKQWLLKLGVSAAYILERTLAWRRLAALRPPLRSNAMGS, via the coding sequence ATGCTTTCGACACGCAGCATTTTTCTAGAGATACGGCGCGATCCCCGGGCTTTCCAACTCTTGATGAGCATCGCCGCCAAGGGCGAGACACAGGGAGGCTGGGAGAACGAGCGGATTGCGGCCCTGACGCCGGACCCGGCGCTGGCGCGCAAGGTTCTGCGGCACGGGGCCGACGAAACCAAGCATGGCCTGATGTTTTCCAAGCTGCTGCGTAAGGCCGGGCTGGACGAAGTGCCCGTGCCGGCGGATGCCGACTACTGCATGATGCTGGAGAGCCGCGGCATCGGCCTGCCGCATGGCCGGCTCGGCCGCGACGAGCCGCTCGGGCTGGAGGAAATCCTGCAGTACCTGGTGCACAGCAAGGTGACCGAGGAACGCGCGTTCGACGAGGTCAACCGTCTGCTCCGGGTATTCGGGTGCGATGCGGAACTGGCGCCGAGTTTGCGGGTCATCGCAGAGGATGAAATCAACCATCTCTCCTACGCCCACGAGGAGCTGCTTCGGCTCAGCGGCCAGGGCCACGGAGACCGCATCGCAGGAATGCTGAAGGCTTATGCGCTGGCCGAGATCCGTGTTTACCGGGACGTCGGTCTTGCGTTCGTCCGCCACATGGCGGCGCTCCTGGGCTGGAACAGGCCCAAGCAATGGCTGCTGAAGCTGGGCGTTTCGGCAGCCTACATCCTGGAACGGACGCTCGCCTGGCGACGCCTCGCGGCGCTCCGGCCACCCCTGCGCAGCAACGCCATGGGGAGCTGA
- a CDS encoding SCO family protein, with product MEETGREAGRSRPTRSKGIPIRNGVIRIAAIAMIAAVALPLGILAWREQAERSRTLVSGTLLPQPRPVAEFALTGDDGKPFTRAGLLGRWTVVFVGYTHCPDVCPTTLSQLKAAKAGLGPDAARLAVLFMSVDPERDAPDHLGRYVRYFDKDFRAVTGPADALTALGRQLGFVFVKNPAAEGEGYGIDHSAELILVDPKARLAGYLTPPFRAEALAADFETILRKQVAP from the coding sequence TTGGAAGAGACGGGTAGGGAGGCCGGCCGAAGCCGCCCGACGAGATCGAAGGGAATCCCCATCCGCAACGGCGTCATCCGGATCGCCGCGATCGCAATGATTGCGGCGGTGGCCCTGCCCCTGGGCATCCTGGCATGGCGGGAACAGGCGGAACGCTCCCGAACGCTGGTATCCGGCACGCTGCTGCCCCAGCCGCGGCCTGTCGCCGAGTTCGCGCTGACCGGCGACGACGGCAAGCCATTCACGCGGGCGGGCCTGCTCGGCCGCTGGACGGTCGTCTTCGTCGGCTACACCCATTGCCCCGATGTCTGTCCAACCACGCTGTCGCAGCTCAAGGCCGCCAAGGCCGGGCTCGGCCCCGATGCGGCGCGGCTGGCCGTGCTCTTCATGTCGGTCGATCCCGAACGCGACGCGCCGGACCATCTGGGGCGCTACGTGCGTTATTTCGACAAGGACTTCCGGGCGGTCACCGGCCCGGCCGATGCGCTGACGGCGCTGGGGCGCCAGCTCGGCTTCGTGTTCGTCAAGAATCCCGCCGCGGAAGGCGAAGGTTACGGTATCGATCATTCCGCCGAGCTGATATTGGTCGATCCGAAGGCGCGCCTGGCCGGCTATCTGACTCCGCCGTTCCGGGCCGAGGCGCTGGCTGCCGATTTCGAGACGATACTCAGGAAACAGGTTGCTCCATGA
- a CDS encoding copper chaperone PCu(A)C gives MKCIRILGGALALASMPGHACEGLEVSDARVMESPPGASVLAGFATLHNSGNVPLIIRRADSPDFSAVEFHSLVRRDGLIRMTVDSSLTVPPHGTLAIKSGERHLMLFKPAKDFREGDRVRIRLFCSPGTLELTMPVEKSG, from the coding sequence ATGAAGTGTATTCGTATCCTCGGCGGGGCCTTGGCTTTGGCCTCCATGCCGGGCCACGCCTGCGAAGGGCTGGAGGTTTCAGATGCCCGAGTGATGGAATCCCCGCCCGGTGCGAGCGTTCTCGCAGGGTTTGCGACGCTGCACAATTCCGGGAATGTACCGCTCATTATCCGCCGCGCCGACAGCCCGGATTTCTCGGCGGTGGAATTCCATTCGCTGGTGCGGCGGGACGGCCTGATCCGGATGACGGTGGACAGTTCGCTGACCGTGCCGCCGCACGGAACGCTCGCCATCAAATCGGGTGAGCGCCATCTGATGCTGTTCAAGCCCGCGAAGGACTTTCGGGAAGGGGACCGGGTGAGGATCCGCCTCTTCTGCTCTCCCGGTACGCTGGAGCTGACGATGCCGGTCGAGAAGAGCGGCTAA